From the genome of Gammaproteobacteria bacterium:
GCTACAGCATGGTTGTAGAGCGTTGAGAGAAGGAGTGGAAAATCGTCCATCATGTGCGGCATGGAACCCTCCTGGGTCGGCGACCTCTCGACGCCAGTACTCGGCCGCGTTGCGTGGCCCAGAAAACCGCACTCTTTGCGGGAACCGGTTGATCAGCTTCCGACTTGCCCCTTGGCTTCCTCGAGAGCGTTCTCGATGTTGACGCGGAGCTGTGGCGGGAGGTTCGGCTCGGCCAGGACCTCTTCGAGCAGGGGGATTGCCGCCTCAGGGTCTTCGAGTCCGTAGAGATTGATGATGCCCAGGAACAGAGTGGCTTCCAGGTTGGTGGGGTCCTTTTTTAGGGCCTGGTCGATGTAATCGACGGCGGCCTCGTTCTGGCCCGTCACGTAGGCGAGCCATCCGACCCGGGCAAGCGTGTGGCTAGCCTCTCCGTCCGTCGGATTCTGGTCCAACACCATGAGATACTGATCGAGGGCGTTCGAGAAATCGTCCGCTTCGAAGTATTGGTCGGCCAGTGCGAGCCGCATCTCGATGATGTCAGGGTTGGCCGCCACGGCAGCCTTCATCTGCTCGAGGGCCGTGGCGCCCGCATCGCTCTGGGAGGCGGTGTTGGAGACCGGTGGCGACGTTTGTGCCGAAGAGATGACGAGCACCAAGATACCGGTGAATGCTGCAACGAGGATCCCTGCACCGATGAGGATACGTTTGGTGGAACGCCCCTGCTCAGGAGTCTCGATGGGAGCTTCTTCTGGAGCACTCGGTTCAGCCGGAAGCTCGTTCAGCTGTGCCTCTGCTTCCGCCAGGTCCTGCTCATAGCGGGCCCGCAAGTCCTGGGCGGTTGCCTCGTCGATCTCGCCGGCGTCGACTTGATCGGCGAGCTCTTGGATATCTCTGGCGATGAGATCGCGGCGTTCGGTCAGACGTGCTCTGAACTCGCCGGCCCGGGAGGTCAAGACGCTCCCCTCCGGCGGGACCGCATC
Proteins encoded in this window:
- a CDS encoding tetratricopeptide repeat protein, with amino-acid sequence MTSRAGEFRARLTERRDLIARDIQELADQVDAGEIDEATAQDLRARYEQDLAEAEAQLNELPAEPSAPEEAPIETPEQGRSTKRILIGAGILVAAFTGILVLVISSAQTSPPVSNTASQSDAGATALEQMKAAVAANPDIIEMRLALADQYFEADDFSNALDQYLMVLDQNPTDGEASHTLARVGWLAYVTGQNEAAVDYIDQALKKDPTNLEATLFLGIINLYGLEDPEAAIPLLEEVLAEPNLPPQLRVNIENALEEAKGQVGS